The following proteins are encoded in a genomic region of Marasmius oreades isolate 03SP1 chromosome 10, whole genome shotgun sequence:
- a CDS encoding uncharacterized protein (CAZy:CBM50), protein MFAQVSLVALSLAAYSSAICTKTYTVKSGDGCDAIALANNVSQYQLQKLNGNNICLLLTPGQSICLTDSTYDCQPVHAVVSGETCSAIAQSNGITLSKFLSNNAQLDPNTCPIYPGLNVCVDPDSTNPGGDCTRTTEIQAGDTCDAIAGRNGISTYIIQQINPGNTCAGLLAFTQICVDSPANNCAKIYTVTGNEGGCDPIATAQGITFTRLRELNPNIDAFCGNIYPGEVLCVQSK, encoded by the exons ATGTTCGCTCAAGTATCTCTTGTCGCGTTGTCGCTTGCTGCGTATTCCTCCGCGATTTGCACGAAGACATATACTGTGAAGTCGGGCGATGGATGCGACGCTATTGCTCTAGCCAACAATGTTTCCCAATACCAG CTTCAGAAGCTCAATGGAAACAACATCTGTCTCCTCCTCACTCCTGGGCAAAGCATCTGTCTGACTGATTCGACTTATGACTGTCAACCAGTTCATGCAGTCGTCTCGGGGGAAAC TTGCTCCGCGATCGCTCAGAGCAATGGGATAACATTGTCCAAGTTCCTATCTAACAACGCTCAACTCGATCCTAACACCTGCCCCATCTACCCCGGATTGAATGTTTGTGTTGATCCTGATAGTACTAACCCAGGTG GCGATTGCACCAGAACGACAGAAATTCAAGCCGGCGATACTTGCGATGCCATCGCTGGTCGCAACGGGATTTCTACGTACATCATCCAACAAATTAACCCCGGGAACACCTGTGCTGGTTTGCTCGCCTTCACCCAGATTTGTGTTGACTCCCCCGCGAATAACTGCGCGAAGATCTACACGGTTACTGGAAATGAGGGAGGCTGCGATCCGATTGCCACTGCGCAGGGAATTACGTTTACGAGGTTGAGGGAGTTGAATCCTAATATTGACGCGTTCTGTGGGAATATCTATCCTGGGGAGGTTCTGTGTGTTCAATCCAAGTAA
- a CDS encoding uncharacterized protein (CAZy:AA14), which translates to MVFGRILQLALFLSLTITVVNAHIVAWSKGMYCLNGTTPGEDNGNNNAPVSPLFKLKKKDWWMHHINKCDEFPPAPGDFLELPANGNFTVELATNRAFTTLSGGQKVGAFPGPLTGGSAGGLASIAQAAGEEGTFKIGQEGGEDEVPGCIVDPNMHTQNETMASGTAFAISYTSDLSKVTPENLVVFSVLEHTPFRRLATYQVPNLPACPEGGCICTWGWIPNGCGQPNMYFFPYRCKVTGTPGSRPLALPARPPTWCDMNLPQLNSSTVSSSASNSTATAISPFIEISTIQDDERLGPCYRGPKQMLVWNQLEGDNIEVLEGELGEKLGSPGYNEKVGFRSGAQNDIFALDGKLPPETNPPLSPVSVPSLSTSVVSSSRTTSVVAFTLTSSSTLSTASTSVITSSSPHILNTVTTSVITSSSKPLSVPTTSLPSSSTPSMTTIRLVSGIPTLTRTAEDRSTTREASSAVRLVADRRIRLVLTVLSSGLVGLVLSS; encoded by the exons ATGGTTTTCGGGAGGATACTCCAGCTCgccctctttctttctttgacgataACCGTGGTGAATGCCCACATAGTAGCGTGGTCGAAAG GCATGTATTGCTTGAATGGCACAACGCCAGGAGAAGATAACGGGAACAATAATGCACCTGTCTCGCCACTTTTcaagctgaagaagaaggattgGTGGATGCATCACATCAATAAA TGTGACGAGTTCCCGCCTGCACCCGGAGACTTCCTCGAATTACCTGCAAACGGAAACTTCACCGTTGAGCTCGCCACCAATCGTGCTTTTACTACTCTAAGCGGTGGGCAAAAGGTTGGTGCCTTTCCTGGACCGCTGACTGGCGGTAGTGCTGGTGGGTTGGCGAGTATAGCTCAGGCAGCGGGAGAGGAGGGCACATTCAAGATTGGTCAAGAAGGAGGAGAGGACGAGGTTCCCGGCTGTATAGTCGATCCTAACA TGCACACTCAAAACGAGACTATGGCATCCGGAACAGCCTTTGCAATCTCGTATACGTCTGACCTCAGTAAGGTGACACCGGAAAACCTAGTTGTGTTTTCCGTGCTAGAACA CACTCCCTTCAGACGCCTCGCAACATATCAAGTACCAAATCTTCCGGCCTGTCCAGAAGGAGGATGTATCTGCACCTGGGGCTGG ATCCCGAACGGATGTGGGCAACCCAACATGTACTTCTTCCCTTACAGATGCAAGGTCACAGGCACCCCTGGCTCTCGTCCTCTCGCGTTACCAGCCAGACCCCCCACTTGGTGCGACATGAACTTGCCTCAGCTGAACAGCTCGACTGTCTCTTCATCCGCGTCGAACTCCACGGCAACTGCAATTTCACCTTTCATTGAGATTTCGACTATACAAGATGACGAGCGCCTAGGTCCATGTTATCGCGGACCTAAGCAAATGTTGGTTTGGAACCAGCTGGAGGGTGATAACATTGAAGTATTGGAAGGAGAATTGGGGGAGAAACTCGGTAGTCCGGGGTACAATGAGAAAGTTGGATTTAGGTCAG GTGCTCAAAACGATATCTTCGCGCTCGATGGCAAACTACCGCCCGAAACGAACCCCCCTCTATCCCCAGTCAGTGTACCAAGTTTATCCACCAGTGTCGTCTCCTCGTCCAGGACCACTTCCGTCGTTGCCTTTACCCTAACTTCGTCGAGTACTCTCAGTACCGCGTCTACCTCCGTCATAACCTCTTCTTCCCCCCATATCTTGAATACCGTCACCACGTCTGTCATAACCTCTTCCTCTAAACCGTTGTCGGTTCCCACCACGTcgcttccttcttcatctacACCAAGCATGACCACGATCCGCTTAGTGAGCGGGATTCCTACGCTCACTCGCACTGCGGAAGATAGAAGTACAACCAGGGAGGCATCTAGCGCTGTCAGGCTAGTTGCTGACCGTCGCATTAGGCTCGTTTTGACGGTACTATCGAGTGGTTTGGTGGGGTTGGTTTTGTCTTCCTGA
- a CDS encoding uncharacterized protein (MEROPS:MER0001400) — MHTQVWANMLHNVYAVLVAAHGWSATARTDPNATEGNVVYLHLLVDALTLQPCNPTLPDARDAWIQADQNRYGGANRCLLWKAFAGRGLGLGAANYIDSTAVPTECY; from the exons ATGCATACACAGGTCTG GGCCAACATGTTGCATAACGTCTATGCCGTTCTGGTCGCTGCCCACGGGTGGTCAGCAACCGCTCGCACCGATCCCAACGCCACGGAAGGAAACGTCGTTTATCTCCATCTTTTAGTTGATGCTCTTACATTGCAGCCATGTAACCCTACGTTACCTGACGCTCGTGATGCCTGGATCCAGGCTGATCAGAACAGGTACGGGGGTGCGAATAGGTGTCTGCTGTGGAAGGCATTTGCTGGTCGTGGGCTGGGACTTGGTGCTGCGAACTATATTGATTCGACGGCGGTGCCGACTGAATGTTATTGA
- a CDS encoding uncharacterized protein (MEROPS:MER0001400) — protein sequence MVSFKVATSYALFSVLYTSHANAISWATTSKHATHRSILIGRDLKVEAFHPPSNYKTFGTGLELPMALHADSIKDQSIKSVSSQLKIDPSELVFTSGYGNDIGRVGYVKQMHEGVPFVNAVANVAFKDNKLVAFGQSFVDTNNIAPSAPSVDIENVIPKIEASLQGKRNEIKPTLEYLALQDGRVALVYSFQVQNEETGTWYEAYVDAHSGDLLSVTDFVAEATYKVLPVWKETIVEGLETLVDPQNLASSPQGWHGSGAVETAGNNVVAYKSQQAATTPQWKFQSTYNASQTSSTPNNLDAARTNAFYIINTFHDVLYQYGFTEAAFNFQKDNFGKGGAGNDGVLMSVQDNSGTNNANFATPPDGQSGRCRMYIWTRTSPNRDGTMQNDVPLHEMTHGLTNRMSGGGSARCLQTRESAGMGEGWSDAVADWFAHSNSSLITDFVMGQWVINSSAGIRSYPYSISNTINPLRYSSIGQLIEVHEIGEVRKPF from the exons ATGGTCTCTTTCAAGGTTGCGACTTCCTATGCCCTTTTTAGCGTCCTGTATACATCGCACGCGAATGCCATCTCTTGGGCAACGACTTCCAAGCATGCAACTCATCGGTCCATCCTCATTGGTCGTGACCTGAAAGTGGAGGCTTTCCATCCTCCCTCCAACTACAAG ACATTTGGTACTGGCCTTGAATTACCCATGGCTCTCCATGCAGACAGCATCAAAGACCAATCTATCAAGTCCGTCTCCTCGCAGTTGAAAATAGACCCGTCAGAACTAGTCTTCACATCGGGTTATGGAAACGATATCGGACGGGTTGGTTATGTGAAGCAGATGCAT GAAGGGGTACCTTTCGTGAACGCTGTCGCTAACGTAGCGTTCAAGGACAACAAGCTCGTAGCCTTTGGACAGTCATTTGTCGACACCA ACAATATCGCGCCATCTGCACCTTCGGTGGATATTGAGAACGTTATCCCCAAGATTGAAGCTTCTCTGCAAGGAAAACGAAACGAGATCAAGCCCACCCTCGAGTATCTTGCCCTTCAAGATGGTCGAGTTGCCCTTGTTTACAGTTTCCAAGTGCAGAACGAGGAAACCGGAACGTGGTACGAGGCTTACGTGGATGCACATTCTGGTGACCTTCTCTCTGTCACTGACTTCGTTGCGGAAGCCACG TACAAAGTCCTTCCCGTTTGGAAAGAAACAATAGTTGAAGGCCTCGAGACGCTAGTCGATCCGCAAAATCTTGCCTCCTCTCCTCAAGGGTGGCATGGCTCCGGGGCTGTGGAAACTGC TGGTAACAATGTCGTCGCATACAAATCACAGCAGGCCGCGACTACCCCTCAGTGGAAGTTCCAATCGACGTATAATGCTTCCCAGACTTCAAGCACCCCCAACAACCTCGATGCTGCCCGCACGAATGCATTCTACATAATCAATACATTCCACGATGTCTTGTACCAATACGGATTCACAGAAGCGGCATTCAACTTCCAGAAGGACAATTTTGGAAAGGGAGGAGCTGGAAATGACGGTGTTCTGATGAGCGTTCAGGACAATTCCGGAACTAACAACGCTAACTTCGCTACACCTCCTGA TGGACAGTCTGGGAGGTGCAGAATGtatatatggacaaggaccaGC CCCAACCGTGATGGTACTATGCAGAATGACGTTCCCCTTCATGAAATGACCCATGGTCTTACCAACCGAATGTCCGGCGGAGGTAGTGCACGGTGCTTACAGACGCGAGAATCGGCTGGTATGGGTGAAGGATGGTCAGATGCTGTTGCTGA CTGGTTTGCCCATTCCAACTCGTCTCTTATCACTGATTTTGTGATGGGACAATGGGTTATCAATAGCTCAGCTGGCATTAGGTCTTATCCGTATTCCATATCCAATACGATCAATCCCCTCAGGTATTCGTCGATTGGTCAGTTGATCGAGGTTCATG AAATTGGAGAGGTAAGAAAACCTTTCTGA